A single Fundidesulfovibrio soli DNA region contains:
- a CDS encoding universal stress protein → MKMIACLDFSPTAPALLEKAVDLAKSKNAELVLFTVVEDFVDFGEGIPESVSQQLMDFARNSLEKARGEAKKMGMEVSTALEYGTSPADTILTYAEKAKPDLIIMGSRAKTKLDRFLIGSVASKVVSQAPCSVLVVR, encoded by the coding sequence ATGAAAATGATTGCCTGCCTTGACTTCTCACCGACCGCTCCCGCTCTTCTCGAAAAGGCCGTGGATCTGGCCAAGTCGAAAAACGCCGAACTTGTGCTGTTCACCGTGGTGGAGGATTTCGTCGATTTCGGCGAAGGGATTCCTGAAAGCGTCAGCCAACAGCTGATGGACTTCGCCCGCAACTCCCTGGAAAAGGCCCGCGGGGAGGCCAAGAAGATGGGCATGGAGGTCAGCACGGCTCTCGAGTACGGCACCTCGCCCGCCGACACGATCCTGACCTATGCCGAGAAGGCCAAACCCGACCTGATCATCATGGGCAGCAGGGCCAAGACCAAACTGGACCGCTTCCTCATCGGCAGCGTCGCCAGCAAGGTGGTCAGCCAAGCCCCCTGCAGCGTACTGGTCGTCCGCTGA